One Camelina sativa cultivar DH55 chromosome 3, Cs, whole genome shotgun sequence genomic window carries:
- the LOC104777704 gene encoding filament-like plant protein 6, translating into MDRRSWPWKKKGSDKSILVIDSASADASHSQIEKESVKKPKYVQISVEQYTHFTGLEEQVKTYDVQIKSYEKQVETYEERVKDFEEQIDAYDEKVHECEEQVQRLNEDVEDLNEKLSAANEEITTKEALVKQHSKVAEDAVSGWEKADAEALTLKNTLETVTLSKLTAEDRAAHLDGALKECMRQIRNLKKDHEVKLHDVALSKTKQIEKITMEFEKRMCDYEQELLRSAADSDALSRTLQERSNMLVKISEEKSRADAEIETLKSNLEMCEREIKSLKYEVHVVSKELEIRNEEKNMCIRSAESANKQHLEGVKKIAKLEGECQRLRSLVRKKLPGPAALAQMKLEVENLGRDSGDARQKRSPVKVSSPCKSPGGYSSTGSEFSLDSSQKFQKENEFLTERLLAMEEETKMLKEALAKRNSELLESRDLCAQSTSKLQTLEAQLQQNNSQKSSLEVCPNLNTSNPSSSISVSEDGNDDSGSCSGSLSTNPSLQTKKEKEMAALERVESVSSHVELMDDFLEMEKLACLPNQPSSNGSMDSKDCSVDQKPEQVTLDAHTELEESDRGSPAAVMEFRSRLSKVVESVSTDADLQKIVADINCILQDVNACMDQEKPSEVQVHPEEVSDLCPEQNLVEDCHLAEQKLQSIIHQDLKIAVSRIHDFVLLLRNEVRAGHQDTAIEGNDFVELIEGFSVTFNHVLSGDKTLDDFVSNLANVLNEAMELKVNFRGLASSEVETLSPDCIDKVALPESKVVDKDSSQEIYQNGCVHNEPGVPCDENRVLGYETDSKLQEIEELKSEKEKMAMGIEELKFQLQESEQLLADIRSQCDYAQRSNNLADTQLRCMTESYRSLESRAADLEIDVNQLKEKIRKLENELEDEKRNHQEAIVRCHELEEHIQSNRHTSLVAEDDEEADIKGKQERELSAAAEKLAECQETIFVLGKQLKSFRPQPEQVRSPQRQNESYSEEELGNTTTSVPKNYTAEVEGDSAETCVNEVPRYMESPKCPSDSETSDTMTSPSRVGSRLSRSGSSGNPTPEKASRGISRFFSSKSGY; encoded by the exons ATGGACCGACGAAGCTGGCCGTGGAAGAAAAAGGGGTCTGATAAATCAATCTTAGTGATTGATTCTGCTTCAGCTGATGCTTCTCATTCTCAGATTGAAAAG GAATCAGTTAAGAAGCCAAAGTATGTTCAGATTTCTGTGGAGCAGTATACACATTTCACTGGTTTGGAAGAACAAGTAAAGACATACGATGTTCAGATTAAATCTTATGAGAAACAAGTTGAGACTTACGAGGAGCGGGTTAAGGATTTCGAAGAACAGATTGATGCGTATGATGAGAAGGTTCATGAGTGTGAAGAACAGGTGCAGAGACTGAACGAAGATGTCGAGGATTTGAATGAAAAGCTCTCTGCTGCTAATGAGGAAATAACTACAAAGGAGGCCTTAGTAAAGCAACACTCCAAGGTTGCTGAAGATGCCGTCTCAG GTTGGGAAAAAGCTGATGCGGAAGCTTTGACATTGAAAAATACACTGGAGACTGTTACTCTCTCGAAACTTACAGCTGAAGACCGTGCAGCACATTTAGATGGAGCGTTGAAAGAGTGTATGAGACAGATACGGAACTTGAAGAAAGACCATGAAGTGAAACTGCATGATGTTGCTTTAAGCAAGACCAAGCAGATTGAAAAAATAACAATGGAGTTTGAAAAGAGGATGTGTGACTATGAACAGGAGCTGCTAAGGTCTGCAGCGGATAGTGATGCCTTATCGAGAACTTTACAGGAGCGGTCCAACATGCTAGTTAAAATCAGTGAGGAGAAGTCACGAGCTGATGCTGAAATAGAGACCCTGAAGAGCAATCTAGAAATGTgcgaaagagaaataaaatctCTCAAGTACGAAGTCCATGTAGTTTCTAAAGAGCTGGAGATACGTAATGAAGAAAAGAACATGTGTATTAGATCTGCAGAATCTGCCAACAAGCAACACTTGGAAGGGGTAAAGAAAATAGCAAAGTTGGAAGGAGAATGCCAGAGACTGAGAAGTCTTGTGAGAAAGAAGTTGCCAGGCCCAGCTGCACTTGCTCAAATGAAGCTTGAGGTTGAGAACTTAGGCAGGGATAGTGGTGATGCCAGGCAAAAGAGGTCTCCCGTGAAGGTTTCTAGTCCATGCAAGTCACCGGGGGGATACTCATCAACAGGGTCTGAATTTTCTCTCGACAGTTCACAGAAATTCCAAAAGGAAAATGAATTTCTAACAGAACGTTTACTTGCGAtggaagaagagacgaagatgCTGAAAGAAGCCTTGGCAAAGCGGAACAGTGAGTTGTTGGAGTCACGGGATCTTTGTGCTCAGAGCACTAGTAAGCTTCAGACCTTAGAAGCTCAACTGCAGCAAAATAACTCTCAGAAGTCCTCACTTGAAGTGTGTCCAAATCTGAATACGAGCAATCCATCAAGCTCAATCTCTGTTTCTGAAGATGGGAATGACGATTCTGGTAGCTGCAGTGGATCTTTGTCGACAAATCCATCATTACAgacaaagaaggagaaggagatggcGGCTTTGGAGAGGGTTGAAAGTGTTAGTAGTCATGTAGAGCTTATGGATGATTTTCTTGAAATGGAGAAATTAGCTTGTTTGCCAAATCAACCTAGCAGTAATGGTAGTATGGATTCCAAGGATTGTTCAGTTGATCAAAAGCCAGAACAGGTGACTCTTGACGCTCATACCGAACTTGAGGAGTCCGATAGAGGTAGTCCGGCGGCAGTGATGGAATTTAGATCGAGGTTATCAAAGGTAGTTGAATCTGTATCTACTGATGCTGACCTCCAAAAGATAGTTGCGGATATAAATTGCATTTTGCAAGATGTGAATGCTTGTATGGAC CAGGAAAAGCCTTCTGAGGTGCAGGTTCATCCTGAAGAAGTGTCAGATTTATGTCCAGAACAAAATCTGGTTGAAGATTGTCATTTGGCTGAACAAAAGCTGCAGAGTATTATTCACCAAGATTTGAAAATTGCAGTGTCTCGGattcatgattttgttttgttgcttagAAATGAGGTCAGGGCAGGTCATCAGGACACAGCCATTGAAggaaatgattttgttgaactgaTCGAGGGCTTCTCCGTCACGTTTAACCATGTTTTAAGCGGTGACAAAACTTTGGACGATTTTGTTTCGAATCTTGCTAATGTCTTAAACGAGGCTATGGAGCTAAAGGTAAATTTTAGGGGTCTTGCTTCCTCTGAGGTTGAAACGCTGAGTCCAGATTGCATAGACAAGGTTGCATTACCGGAGAGCAAGGTTGTTGATAAAGATTCATCTcaagaaatatatcaaaatggATGTGTTCACAACGAGCCAGGGGTACCATGCGATGAAAACAGAGTTTTGGGGTATGAGACAGACTCCAAATTACAGGAAATAGAAGAGctgaaatcagaaaaagaaaagatggcAATGGGTATTGAGGAGCTGAAGTTTCAGTTACAAGAATCTGAGCAGCTGTTAGCTGACATTAGATCACAGTGTGATTATGCTCAGAGGTCAAACAACTTGGCAGATACGCAACTCAGATGTATGACTGAGTCATATAGATCTCTTGAATCACGTGCAGCTGATTTAGAGATCGATGTGAATCAGCTTAAGGAGAAAATACGGAAGTTGGAGAACGAGCTTGAGGATGAAAAGAGAAACCACCAAGAAGCCATTGTCAGGTGCCATGAACTCGAAGAACATATTCAAAG CAACAGACACACTTCTTTAGTTGCTGAGGATGACGAAGAAGCTGATATAAAGGGCAAACAG GAGAGAGAGCTATCGGCAGCAGCTGAGAAGTTAGCGGAGTGTCAAGAAACCATATTTGTGTTGGGGAAGCAGCTGAAATCATTTCGGCCACAACCTGAACAAGTGAGGTCACCACAAAGACAAAATGAGTCCTATTCGGAGGAGGAACTAGGCAACACCACTACCTCGGTCCCCAAGAACTACACCGCAGAAGTGGAAGGAGATTCAGCTGAGACTTGTGTTAACGAGGTCCCCAGATATATGGAGTCACCAAAATGCCCTTCTGATTCAGAGACTAGCGATACAATGACATCGCCATCAAGAGTGGGTTCAAGGCTATCAAGGTCAGGTTCATCTGGCAATCCAACCCCAGAGAAAGCCTCTAGAGGAATCAGCAGGTTCTTCTCGTCCAAATCAGGATATTAA